In Candidatus Saccharimonadales bacterium, a single window of DNA contains:
- the rplU gene encoding 50S ribosomal protein L21, giving the protein MKKAVVKIGGKQFIASEKETLLVDLLQEGTKELTLDALLVIDGDNTIVGTPTVKGVIVTAKVVEDLVKGEKLRVIRYKAKKRVHTENGHRQKYSKIEIVSIK; this is encoded by the coding sequence ATGAAAAAAGCAGTCGTTAAGATCGGTGGCAAACAATTTATTGCCAGCGAAAAAGAGACCCTTCTGGTGGACCTCCTCCAGGAAGGAACAAAAGAGCTCACGCTTGATGCACTGTTGGTTATTGACGGTGACAACACTATCGTCGGCACACCAACGGTAAAAGGTGTGATAGTAACCGCTAAAGTAGTCGAGGACCTAGTTAAGGGTGAAAAACTTCGTGTCATCCGCTACAAAGCTAAGAAGCGTGTTCATACTGAAAATGGACACCGTCAAAAATACAGCAAGATTGAAATAGTTTCAATCAAATAA
- a CDS encoding sugar phosphate nucleotidyltransferase yields the protein MKITKAIIPVAGWGTRRLPITKAIEKCMLPIGNRPLVDYVVQDCLAAGITEIFFVVGEESTQLQNYYRSNISLNDYLRRNNKADKLDIVAPLKDIKLHYIFQPSYGKYGTAVPVALAASIVEEDESVVVLMGDDFIYNKDGSSEVKRLIEATPEGNCSLLATHVPIQDVARYGVIEQDNNGNYVRMIDQPKPDEAPSNLINISKYVLTKEVLDLTLDLLPAQNGEYQLPDAINKYVTNGGIVRVVASMGQYLDGGSVEGWLHANNIVLDNQ from the coding sequence ATGAAGATTACAAAAGCAATTATTCCTGTCGCCGGATGGGGCACACGTCGACTTCCGATAACAAAGGCCATTGAGAAATGTATGCTGCCAATCGGTAATCGGCCATTAGTAGACTATGTTGTTCAAGATTGCCTTGCGGCGGGCATCACTGAAATTTTTTTCGTCGTGGGCGAAGAAAGTACACAGCTGCAAAATTATTATAGATCGAACATTAGTCTCAATGATTATCTTCGTCGTAATAACAAGGCGGATAAATTAGACATTGTAGCTCCGCTAAAAGATATTAAATTACATTATATATTTCAACCAAGCTATGGTAAATATGGGACAGCTGTCCCAGTTGCACTTGCTGCATCGATCGTTGAAGAAGATGAGTCAGTCGTCGTACTTATGGGCGATGATTTTATCTATAATAAAGATGGTAGTAGTGAGGTGAAAAGACTCATTGAAGCAACACCGGAAGGTAACTGTAGCCTCCTTGCAACACATGTTCCAATTCAGGACGTAGCAAGATATGGTGTTATAGAGCAGGACAATAATGGCAATTATGTTCGCATGATTGATCAACCTAAACCAGATGAAGCACCTAGTAACCTTATTAATATCAGTAAATACGTACTTACAAAAGAGGTACTTGATCTAACGCTTGATTTGCTACCGGCTCAGAACGGTGAGTACCAATTACCAGATGCAATTAATAAATATGTTACAAATGGAGGAATAGTGAGAGTTGTAGCTTCGATGGGACAATATCTTGATGGTGGTAGTGTCGAAGGGTGGCTGCACGCAAATAACATCGTTCTCGATAACCAATAG
- a CDS encoding CAP domain-containing protein: MNKTTQKVKKPLIHHVKMAAVPHKANQYRPHLIRRYGLAAVLMCVIAAQLCYNTVTQGSVLGQVNDINTSVLLADTNHERIKQGLPELAVDASLTKAANLKAKDMFARQYWAHNAPDGTQPWKWMTDSGYNYDYAGENLARNFTTNGGVMTAWMNSPEHKDNILGPHYTNVGFAVVDGKLDGKQTTLVVAMYADPTLASVKGATVSQVEAPPTNTSIGPLSRVGIAVQSLTPAAIGSIIVLIVVAAIAFTAHMYRRKLPKKLRQSWYRHHGAYKTIGLMSMVAFIFVLYSGGQI; this comes from the coding sequence GTGAACAAAACAACACAAAAAGTAAAAAAACCACTAATTCACCACGTAAAAATGGCGGCAGTACCACACAAGGCAAATCAGTATCGCCCACATTTAATTCGCCGTTACGGTCTTGCAGCCGTACTTATGTGCGTAATTGCTGCTCAATTATGCTACAACACGGTGACGCAAGGATCTGTACTTGGACAGGTGAATGACATTAATACATCTGTATTGTTAGCGGACACTAATCACGAGAGGATTAAACAAGGCCTCCCTGAGCTTGCTGTAGATGCGTCACTCACTAAAGCCGCAAACCTGAAAGCAAAAGATATGTTTGCGCGTCAGTATTGGGCACACAATGCTCCAGATGGTACGCAGCCTTGGAAATGGATGACAGATTCTGGCTATAACTATGATTATGCTGGTGAAAATTTAGCAAGGAATTTCACTACGAATGGTGGTGTTATGACTGCATGGATGAATTCACCCGAACACAAAGATAACATCCTCGGTCCCCATTATACAAACGTTGGTTTTGCTGTTGTCGATGGAAAACTAGACGGTAAACAGACAACACTTGTTGTTGCGATGTATGCAGACCCTACACTAGCAAGCGTAAAAGGTGCTACGGTTAGCCAAGTCGAGGCACCGCCAACCAATACATCAATTGGACCTCTCTCGCGTGTTGGTATTGCTGTTCAGTCTCTGACGCCAGCGGCAATTGGCTCAATTATAGTTCTAATCGTTGTGGCTGCTATCGCGTTTACAGCCCATATGTACAGGCGTAAATTACCAAAGAAACTTCGGCAGTCTTGGTATAGACATCACGGTGCCTATAAGACCATAGGTCTAATGTCGATGGTGGCGTTTATATTTGTTTTGTACAGCGGTGGTCAAATCTAG
- a CDS encoding Ig-like domain-containing protein codes for MGLQIGHNVFSKPTPTTLVIAVFALILGTISFAAPQFFSRNVFALSPSIDTPVEVTQSSPQGFSMGDTRSNGHLSFMTDSSALNTGALHLITDANPVNGQDKAQFVKPVSALPLSVVLQHNLGYSTKQNSTSFNRGLPSYQMEVLLDGTAAKYATLVYEPYNNVGVANIHKGEWQTWDVAAGKFWITRDYTPLQKSQGEFQYTLPYILSQFPNAVVISVGTNVGSNNPAYDTEVDGLSFNGNKYDFEPTELSAPTSLTPSSSSYTNNPSFDNTWSAVAGAVKYQYETTYNNDQYYTDTSDAGNYVLGGSTIIRHNNNSPQASYTWRVRGIDVNGNFGPWSTYNTVTVDSINPTIPELINTTNNGFERTNDFYFTWTQSIDTNSVKYEFQSSSNGSIDNTGSLIGAWNSITNGDSEQNNLTSPKIHSTGAPDGTYYWQVRAIDVAGNKSPWTTPWKMTIDSAAPAAPQNLTLKDSHNNVITNNGATGSSDVTISWIGVDDAAHYEYKYWNNIPSSAYNTEASAYIVDNGQSLTRSGTFNQGEGTHYIQVRAIDSAGNVSAWSSTFTVVYDVTAAVLTIDPSADTTDTTPTITGTTTHISQPIVVTVDTIEYDATINPDGTWTITVSTPIALGTHTITATSKDEAGNISSVTSNVAITEVSAPLGDTISSPILALAQELPATTIVTSPITGQVSGGNVSDTATTNDGNTSDVLGAQTKKSDTTTPTEVVGTIASTSQGWKIFGLLWYWWLLIAALALVACWLLGARRRSAQDV; via the coding sequence ATGGGACTTCAAATTGGGCACAACGTCTTTAGTAAACCTACGCCAACGACTCTTGTTATTGCTGTATTCGCTCTCATCTTAGGTACAATTAGTTTTGCCGCGCCACAATTCTTTAGTCGCAATGTATTTGCACTTTCACCTAGTATCGATACGCCCGTGGAAGTTACGCAGTCATCACCACAAGGTTTTTCAATGGGAGATACGCGCAGTAACGGACATCTTAGTTTTATGACAGATAGCTCGGCATTAAACACAGGAGCTCTGCACCTTATAACTGACGCAAATCCAGTAAACGGTCAGGACAAGGCGCAATTTGTTAAGCCGGTTAGTGCTCTACCGCTCTCAGTAGTTCTTCAGCATAACCTTGGATATAGTACAAAACAAAATAGTACTTCATTTAATAGAGGTCTACCCTCATATCAAATGGAAGTACTGTTGGATGGTACTGCTGCAAAATACGCAACTCTGGTATATGAACCATACAATAACGTAGGAGTAGCCAATATTCATAAAGGTGAATGGCAAACATGGGACGTAGCAGCGGGAAAGTTTTGGATTACACGTGACTATACTCCGCTCCAGAAAAGCCAAGGTGAATTTCAATATACATTACCATATATTTTGTCTCAATTTCCCAATGCAGTTGTCATCAGTGTAGGCACTAATGTAGGGAGCAACAACCCGGCGTACGATACAGAGGTTGATGGCCTGAGTTTTAACGGCAATAAGTATGACTTCGAACCAACAGAATTATCTGCGCCTACTAGTTTGACACCATCAAGTAGCTCATACACAAATAATCCTTCGTTTGATAATACATGGTCTGCTGTAGCTGGAGCTGTAAAGTATCAATATGAAACAACATACAATAATGACCAATACTATACAGACACAAGTGATGCCGGAAACTATGTTTTAGGTGGTTCTACAATCATCCGCCATAATAATAATTCACCTCAGGCATCATACACTTGGCGAGTTCGCGGAATCGATGTTAACGGTAATTTTGGCCCGTGGAGTACCTACAATACGGTAACTGTAGACTCGATAAATCCTACCATTCCTGAGCTTATAAACACTACAAATAATGGTTTTGAACGGACAAATGACTTCTACTTTACATGGACGCAATCTATAGATACTAATTCTGTAAAATATGAATTCCAATCGTCATCGAATGGCTCTATTGATAACACCGGATCACTTATTGGCGCGTGGAATTCAATCACTAACGGTGATAGTGAACAAAATAACTTAACATCTCCAAAAATTCATTCAACTGGAGCACCGGACGGCACTTATTACTGGCAGGTTCGTGCAATCGATGTAGCGGGTAATAAAAGTCCATGGACGACACCGTGGAAAATGACAATCGATTCAGCCGCACCTGCCGCGCCACAAAATCTCACCCTAAAAGATTCGCATAATAATGTCATCACAAACAATGGAGCAACAGGATCTAGTGATGTGACAATAAGCTGGATTGGTGTAGATGATGCTGCACACTACGAGTATAAGTACTGGAATAACATTCCATCTTCAGCATATAATACCGAAGCGAGCGCTTACATCGTAGATAATGGTCAATCATTAACTAGAAGTGGAACATTTAATCAAGGCGAGGGGACGCACTACATACAAGTACGTGCAATTGATAGTGCGGGTAACGTCTCTGCTTGGTCTAGTACCTTTACAGTAGTATATGACGTAACAGCTGCGGTCCTAACAATAGACCCATCTGCCGATACCACAGATACGACCCCAACTATAACTGGCACGACGACTCATATTAGTCAGCCTATTGTCGTAACTGTCGATACAATCGAATATGATGCAACTATTAACCCTGACGGAACATGGACTATTACTGTCAGCACGCCAATCGCGCTTGGTACCCATACGATTACGGCTACAAGTAAGGATGAAGCAGGGAATATCTCATCTGTAACTTCAAATGTAGCTATTACAGAGGTGTCGGCTCCACTGGGCGATACAATTTCTTCACCTATACTGGCACTTGCACAAGAATTACCTGCAACCACGATCGTTACGAGTCCAATTACTGGCCAGGTGAGCGGAGGAAATGTGTCAGATACCGCAACAACAAATGATGGAAATACAAGTGATGTGCTTGGCGCCCAGACAAAAAAGAGTGATACGACAACACCAACTGAAGTAGTCGGCACAATTGCCTCAACTTCTCAAGGTTGGAAAATTTTCGGCCTTCTATGGTACTGGTGGCTTCTTATTGCTGCACTTGCGTTAGTTGCTTGCTGGCTACTCGGAGCTCGCCGCCGTAGCGCTCAGGACGTTTAA
- a CDS encoding metallopeptidase family protein → MTDQEFDTLITKAMDELPQAYITGLDNVAIVYADEPTPEQKVKMKISHGQLLLGLYEGIPLTQRGGGYTFVLPDKITLFKNSILAVSNDDTSLFEQVKRTLWHEIAHYYGLNHDRMEHLQNTPSNH, encoded by the coding sequence ATGACTGACCAAGAATTTGATACGTTAATTACTAAAGCTATGGATGAATTACCTCAGGCTTACATCACAGGTTTAGACAATGTCGCAATTGTTTATGCAGATGAGCCAACACCTGAACAGAAGGTAAAAATGAAAATAAGCCATGGACAGTTGCTTTTGGGACTATATGAAGGAATTCCTTTAACGCAGCGCGGAGGTGGCTACACCTTTGTACTGCCAGATAAAATTACATTATTTAAAAACTCAATTCTTGCCGTATCAAATGACGACACTAGCTTATTTGAGCAGGTCAAGCGCACGCTTTGGCATGAAATTGCACACTATTATGGGCTGAATCATGACCGTATGGAGCATCTACAGAATACTCCATCTAATCACTAG
- the ileS gene encoding isoleucine--tRNA ligase, translating into MKFKANTRRRALEYEKDIVIQWKKNKTFEKSVEQRSEDNSYVFYDGPPFISGVPHHGTLLSSIVKDAIPRYQTMKGKRVERVWGWDCHGLPAERYTEKKLGINSREEVLKYGIEKYIIACRENMVQTSGLWEGTVDRIGRWVDFKGAYKTMDKEYMESIWWAFKTLYDKGKIYEGEKVLMYCTLDATPLSKAEVTMDAGAYQDVTDPSVYVKFKLSDNDASLLAWTTTPWTLPANTAIAVNKEFDYVEVEVDGERLILAKDLAKKVLTDEKHQPLNNKVIRTLKGEELVGKTYEPLLGVNRGEGAHKIFHADYVTLESGSGIVHLAPAYGEEDFELAIINKIPVIHVIDENGHYTESDWVGQNVWEANKPIAKTLHDRGIVWKIEYYRHSYPHCHRCGTRLMYRAHPSWFMDIDSQRETMLEKNGNINWFPSHVKNGRFAKTVESAPDWNLSRDRFWATAMPVWKGVDTKGEVHIKVVGSYDELEQLSGKRLDDYHRPWIDAVTFSIDGVTYERIDKVMDSWFEAGSMPFAQFHYPFENRVKFEQNFPGDFVVEYIGQVRAWFYYMHSMSVALFGENSFRNVIVTGNVAGNDGRKMSKSYGNFTDPNELMDKFSADSLRFLLLQSPLLNGEDFALQDKEVGDIARKLSMVWNMYDFFTMYAEVDGWEFKGERSDPLPECDNPLDQWIISRVHQLTAEVEKHMDAYDIPNATKPILPFIEDASNWYVRRSRRRFWKSGDDQDKNNAYRTLHYVLTQLAQIMAPFTPFLAEELYQKLTDGESVHLLDWPKVGHINELVVRDMETVRDYVNQGLSIRAKEHLKVRQPLASITIPSLGDFVNFDDILIEELNVKNVTLGKELALDLELTPELRREGLMREVVRHIQTSRKAAGLNVDDHINLHLKTKDSDLQKAISDHREVIMSETLADSLEESVYSYEVLVSVEGVDLVISLEKAT; encoded by the coding sequence ATGAAATTTAAGGCTAACACCCGCCGCCGTGCGCTTGAGTATGAAAAAGACATTGTAATACAATGGAAAAAAAACAAGACATTTGAAAAATCCGTAGAGCAACGATCGGAAGACAATTCATATGTATTTTATGATGGTCCGCCATTTATTTCCGGTGTTCCTCACCATGGAACTTTGTTAAGCTCCATTGTTAAAGACGCAATTCCGCGCTATCAGACAATGAAAGGCAAACGAGTTGAGCGCGTATGGGGATGGGATTGCCACGGTCTTCCAGCTGAGCGTTACACTGAAAAAAAGCTAGGTATTAATTCTCGTGAAGAGGTACTAAAGTATGGTATCGAAAAGTATATTATTGCCTGTCGAGAGAATATGGTACAGACGAGTGGTCTTTGGGAGGGTACAGTTGATCGGATCGGTCGTTGGGTCGACTTCAAGGGCGCTTACAAAACTATGGATAAAGAGTACATGGAAAGTATATGGTGGGCATTCAAGACTTTGTACGACAAAGGTAAAATTTATGAGGGCGAAAAAGTTCTTATGTACTGCACACTTGATGCAACACCTCTTTCAAAAGCAGAAGTAACAATGGACGCTGGTGCTTACCAAGATGTAACGGACCCGTCTGTGTATGTAAAATTTAAGCTTTCTGATAATGATGCGAGCCTTTTAGCATGGACAACGACACCATGGACTCTACCTGCAAACACTGCAATTGCAGTTAATAAAGAATTTGATTATGTCGAAGTTGAGGTCGATGGTGAGCGACTGATTCTCGCAAAGGATCTTGCTAAAAAAGTTTTAACGGATGAAAAGCATCAACCTTTGAACAATAAAGTTATTCGGACACTTAAGGGTGAAGAGCTTGTTGGCAAGACATATGAACCACTTCTTGGTGTCAATCGTGGTGAAGGTGCGCATAAGATTTTTCATGCCGACTACGTCACTCTCGAGAGTGGATCTGGGATTGTTCATTTAGCCCCTGCATATGGTGAGGAAGACTTTGAGCTAGCAATAATAAATAAAATACCAGTAATTCATGTTATTGATGAGAATGGTCACTATACAGAAAGTGATTGGGTTGGTCAGAATGTATGGGAAGCTAACAAACCAATAGCTAAGACACTTCACGATCGTGGTATCGTGTGGAAGATTGAGTACTACCGCCATAGCTACCCACACTGTCATAGATGTGGTACTCGCTTAATGTACCGAGCGCACCCAAGCTGGTTTATGGATATCGATAGCCAGCGTGAAACTATGCTCGAGAAGAATGGAAACATAAACTGGTTTCCTTCACATGTAAAAAATGGACGATTTGCTAAAACTGTCGAATCTGCACCTGATTGGAATCTCTCACGCGACCGTTTCTGGGCGACAGCTATGCCGGTTTGGAAGGGCGTTGATACAAAAGGAGAAGTACACATTAAAGTTGTCGGTAGCTATGATGAGCTTGAGCAGCTGAGCGGTAAGAGGCTTGATGATTACCATAGGCCATGGATTGATGCAGTTACTTTTAGTATCGATGGAGTAACCTATGAACGTATCGACAAGGTAATGGATAGTTGGTTTGAGGCTGGCAGTATGCCTTTTGCACAATTCCACTACCCATTTGAAAATCGAGTTAAATTTGAGCAAAATTTCCCTGGTGATTTTGTTGTTGAATATATAGGACAAGTTCGTGCATGGTTTTATTACATGCACTCTATGAGTGTTGCCCTGTTCGGGGAGAACTCCTTTAGAAACGTAATTGTTACTGGAAATGTTGCAGGTAATGATGGTCGAAAAATGAGTAAAAGCTATGGTAACTTTACAGACCCTAATGAACTAATGGATAAGTTTTCAGCAGATAGTCTGCGCTTCTTGCTACTTCAAAGTCCACTACTTAACGGTGAAGATTTCGCTCTTCAAGATAAAGAAGTGGGGGATATTGCCCGCAAGCTTAGCATGGTCTGGAACATGTACGATTTCTTTACAATGTATGCAGAAGTAGATGGATGGGAGTTTAAAGGAGAGAGATCGGACCCGTTACCTGAGTGCGACAACCCACTTGATCAATGGATTATTAGTCGTGTACACCAACTTACTGCAGAGGTTGAAAAACATATGGATGCGTATGATATTCCAAATGCAACGAAGCCAATCTTACCATTTATTGAAGATGCGAGTAATTGGTACGTGCGTCGCAGCCGCCGTCGTTTTTGGAAGTCGGGTGATGATCAGGATAAAAACAACGCGTACCGAACACTTCACTATGTACTAACACAGCTAGCGCAGATTATGGCGCCATTCACACCTTTCTTAGCAGAAGAATTGTACCAGAAACTTACTGATGGTGAATCAGTGCATCTTCTCGATTGGCCTAAGGTCGGGCATATTAATGAACTTGTTGTTCGTGACATGGAGACAGTCCGTGACTATGTTAATCAGGGCTTAAGTATTCGTGCTAAAGAACACTTGAAAGTACGACAGCCACTAGCTAGCATTACGATTCCATCATTAGGAGATTTTGTTAATTTTGACGACATATTGATCGAAGAATTGAACGTTAAGAACGTCACACTGGGCAAAGAATTAGCATTGGATCTTGAGTTAACACCCGAATTGCGACGTGAGGGTCTAATGCGAGAGGTCGTGCGACATATTCAAACAAGTCGTAAGGCTGCAGGCTTAAATGTTGACGATCACATAAACCTACACCTAAAGACAAAAGATAGCGATTTACAAAAAGCAATTAGTGACCATCGGGAAGTCATTATGTCTGAGACACTGGCAGATTCATTAGAGGAGTCTGTCTATAGCTACGAAGTATTAGTAAGCGTCGAAGGAGTTGATTTAGTAATAAGTCTAGAGAAAGCTACATAG
- a CDS encoding vitamin K epoxide reductase family protein: protein MFKNIQSFFRHKDKNLRDNRWIFTSMLVGAILSLIAAFVLSVESFQLAKNPNTLLSCSINIIVNCATVAKHPSAQLLGFPNSFLGMVAEPIVITVAIAGLAGVKFPRAFMFAAQIGYSLGLIFAYYLFYVSFVIIQALCPWCLLVTLTTTLVFFAITRYNIREDNLYLPKNISESLQRWVKKDYDKLLLASLIVLVIAAILIKYGDGLFA, encoded by the coding sequence ATGTTTAAAAATATTCAGAGCTTTTTCCGTCATAAAGATAAGAATCTTCGTGATAATAGGTGGATTTTTACCAGTATGCTGGTCGGTGCTATATTAAGTTTGATCGCAGCGTTTGTGTTATCTGTAGAATCATTTCAGTTAGCAAAAAATCCTAACACGCTGCTTAGTTGCAGCATTAATATAATTGTTAACTGTGCAACCGTTGCCAAGCACCCGTCCGCGCAGTTACTGGGTTTTCCGAATAGTTTCCTTGGTATGGTTGCTGAGCCGATTGTTATAACTGTTGCAATCGCTGGTTTAGCAGGTGTGAAGTTTCCTCGTGCATTCATGTTTGCAGCTCAGATCGGTTATAGCCTAGGCCTTATTTTTGCCTACTACCTGTTTTATGTTAGTTTTGTCATAATTCAGGCCCTTTGCCCGTGGTGTTTATTGGTTACACTGACAACGACGCTAGTATTCTTTGCAATTACACGTTATAACATTCGTGAGGACAATCTGTATCTTCCTAAGAATATTTCAGAAAGTCTCCAGAGATGGGTGAAAAAGGACTATGATAAGCTACTGCTAGCGAGCCTTATTGTACTTGTTATAGCTGCTATCTTAATAAAATACGGCGATGGTTTATTCGCTTAA
- the nrdR gene encoding transcriptional regulator NrdR produces MSQQYKIGDTRVIESREVGDGVTIRRRRETLDGKHRFTTYERIEKPNLAIVKKDGTRELFDRDKLATAIKRSVGKFFSSEVEVEEIISNVEDSLYELGESEIISKLVGDKVLDELALRNEVAYVRFASVYHEFKTLDEFEAILAQRRKKNI; encoded by the coding sequence ATGAGTCAGCAATATAAGATTGGTGATACGAGAGTTATTGAGTCGCGTGAAGTTGGTGATGGAGTAACGATCCGTCGTCGTCGTGAAACCTTAGACGGTAAACATAGGTTTACTACCTATGAGCGTATTGAAAAGCCCAATCTTGCAATCGTTAAGAAAGATGGAACACGTGAGTTATTTGATCGTGACAAGCTAGCTACAGCTATCAAGCGTTCAGTTGGAAAGTTTTTTTCATCCGAAGTCGAAGTAGAAGAGATCATTTCGAATGTTGAAGATTCACTATATGAGCTAGGTGAGTCTGAAATCATCTCTAAATTAGTAGGGGATAAGGTTCTTGATGAATTAGCGCTAAGGAATGAAGTTGCATATGTTCGCTTCGCAAGTGTCTACCACGAGTTTAAGACACTCGATGAATTCGAGGCAATTCTAGCTCAGCGACGCAAGAAAAATATATGA
- the ftsZ gene encoding cell division protein FtsZ, which produces MPEVTPSEIQTFASIKVVGVGGAGGSAVNRMKDAGLQGVQFIAMNTDAQALHNSKADVKIHLGHSTTGGLGAGANPSVGEQAAEESRDQIREALEGADMVFVTIGAGGGTGSGAGHVVAEVARDMGILVVGVATKPFSFEGEKRRQNAEWAIAQLGRQVDTLITIPNDRLLQTIDRRTPLLETFKIADDVLRQGVQGISELITEHGLINLDFADVRAIMSNAGSALMGIGRASGDDRAAQAAQQAIESPLIEVSIDGAKGVLFNVTGGYDMSMSEIQEAAEIITSAVSPDANIIFGATLKPDLEDELIITVIATGFDSAYFHEQAAQLENPGASVMQPVATVSDDAVDSIDLDLDKTDVAANFASEDTHDIWNQPADEEDESDTPAFLRRRKKNKSDE; this is translated from the coding sequence ATGCCGGAAGTAACACCAAGTGAGATACAAACATTTGCAAGCATTAAAGTTGTAGGCGTTGGCGGTGCCGGCGGATCTGCTGTTAATCGTATGAAAGACGCAGGCCTACAGGGGGTTCAATTCATTGCAATGAATACAGACGCCCAGGCGCTCCATAATTCAAAAGCAGATGTAAAAATTCATCTTGGGCATTCTACTACAGGTGGTCTTGGTGCTGGTGCAAACCCAAGTGTCGGTGAGCAAGCCGCTGAAGAGTCTCGTGACCAAATTCGTGAAGCCCTTGAAGGCGCAGATATGGTATTTGTTACGATTGGTGCCGGCGGAGGTACAGGATCTGGTGCTGGACATGTCGTAGCTGAAGTCGCACGAGATATGGGAATCCTTGTTGTCGGTGTTGCGACAAAGCCATTTAGTTTTGAAGGTGAAAAACGTCGTCAAAATGCTGAATGGGCAATTGCTCAACTTGGTCGACAGGTTGATACATTAATCACAATTCCAAACGATAGACTTCTTCAAACTATAGATCGCCGAACGCCACTTCTTGAAACATTCAAAATAGCAGATGATGTGCTGCGCCAAGGCGTCCAGGGTATATCAGAACTTATCACAGAGCACGGTCTTATTAACTTAGACTTTGCTGACGTAAGGGCAATTATGAGTAATGCCGGCTCTGCACTCATGGGAATTGGCCGTGCAAGCGGTGACGATCGTGCCGCGCAAGCCGCACAACAAGCAATTGAATCACCGCTTATTGAGGTATCAATCGACGGTGCTAAGGGCGTACTCTTTAATGTAACAGGTGGTTACGATATGAGTATGAGTGAGATCCAAGAAGCAGCTGAGATCATCACTAGTGCTGTTTCACCAGATGCTAATATCATTTTTGGTGCGACTCTTAAACCTGATCTTGAGGACGAGCTCATTATAACGGTTATCGCGACGGGCTTTGATAGTGCATATTTCCATGAACAGGCAGCTCAGCTTGAAAACCCAGGTGCAAGCGTGATGCAGCCGGTAGCAACTGTGAGTGATGATGCGGTTGATTCAATCGATCTTGACCTTGATAAGACAGATGTTGCTGCGAACTTTGCTTCGGAAGATACACACGATATCTGGAATCAGCCAGCTGATGAAGAAGATGAATCAGATACACCTGCATTTCTTCGTCGTCGCAAAAAAAATAAATCTGACGAATAG